One region of Drosophila kikkawai strain 14028-0561.14 chromosome 2R, DkikHiC1v2, whole genome shotgun sequence genomic DNA includes:
- the Arms gene encoding kinase D-interacting substrate of 220 kDa isoform X8: MKLSKSFDELILNASRLSLNNLRSPAKKKGKNNINRYGDSMGSLGHRALLQYIDNNDISGLRAILDSRHLTIDDRDENSTTVLMVVAGRGLTAFVREFLARGADVQAEDLDNWTALLCASRNGHFDVVQLLLDHGAEIEHRDMGGWTSLMWAAYRGHTELVRLLLDKGADGNAHGNYHLGALLWAAGRGYKDIVELLVQRGAKVNVGDKYGTTALVWACRRGNVEIVDTLVKAGANVDTAGMYSWTPLLVAAAGGHTDCVSSILEKKPNVNALDKDGMTALCIASREGFQDIAASLIAAGAYINIQDRGADTPLIHAVKAGHRTVVEALLKKHADVDIQGKDRKTAIYTAVEKGHTPIVKLLLATNPDLESATKDGDTPLLRAVRNRNLEIVHLLLDRKAKVTASDKRGDTCLHIAMRARSKAIVEALLRNPKHSQLLYRANKAGETPYNLDSLHQKTILGQVFGARRLNTNEDSEGMLGYELYSSALADVLSEPTLTTPITVGLYAKWGSGKSFLLNKLRDEMNNFARQWAEPPVRTSGLLFIVCLHVALLIGTIVGLSTWSAVVGVSAAVGFLLLAYLLLAAVKYCNYQMDMQWAYSVQHGLEKRITRLRVILQVAFCHPPGPQSDSQAKPVRFHFAEANSASPTGDGAVAHMLASLLDAIESHYGWLATRLYRAFRPKCLKVDVGWRWRRMCCIPIVLIFELALVTLVTGISLIVAYFTFASKEEREDILVVLYVIAAVLGTLICTHLHVLAKVCVSLFTSHIRLLKRAVRSSETAPLTMLGAEVAVMTDMVKCLDAFTNQQSRLVGVIDALDSCDTERILTLLNAVQTLLSSPNRPFVLLISVDPHVIAKAAEANSRRLFTEGGIGGHDFLRNLVHLPVYLQNSGLRKVQRAQMTALLFKRSGGGDYQTDDGPTLGHSVSARRLSNASEIISSQEKLRGQGRGGGGKKLRLSESVASSTGSNLHRLGQNPQTVLDLSRIVLTDDYFSDVNPRSMRRLMNVIYITVRLLKAFQIDFSWYRLSSWINLTEQWPLRASMIVLHHDQFMDSNADESVSLQSVYEKLRPKLAYLREAAPLLELDRDERKLDAFLQLHKSDLLVADLRIFLPFTINLDPYLRKVLKEDQQTIEDEGSLVLQTRPSVSNNTRQYPAPTTYVPSPQAYPPYQMFHNEYPSVNNELRSRNLSTSTEPVTPLITSPSDSFGDDILQTKLTDLTTEGVISLLERIEDMKPALAKLAPVLRENAINGRVLKHCDMPDLKSVLGLSFGHWELFRLLITTLRECERLPRKQRQQQPQQQTAALEAPPTSVPMIKDVTDALMQPPRESLSRKNSVSHMEKQVTLEEQMICGTLQTLNEEAYEDVANSSERPSPTELDTPSAMGSAMTTPLLGVSSSGSMQPPPPLGRDSILKQQGSVKADKRVSIQQTASSNNNNNKLTPNVEYVSERQQPEVLQGGVKRLTTKPPPGPRPASLIITRNDSNSQFQLLRSSSVDYDDVEAQEHRTTIRTTLLEQQEEEESAPFVFTVRK, translated from the exons ATGAAACTATCAAAGAGCTTCGATGAATTGATTCTGAATGCCTCGCGGCTGAGCTTGAATAACTTGCGATCGCCGGCCaagaaaaaggggaaaaat AACATAAATCGCTACGGAGACTCCATGGGTTCACTGGGACATCGTGCCTTGCTGCAGTACATCGATAATAATGACATCTCTGGACTGCGCGCTATATTGGACAGCCGACATCTTACCATCGATGATCGGGATGAG AACTCCACCACAGTCTTAATGGTAGTGGCAGGACGTGGTCTCACAGCCTTTGTTCGTGAATTTCTGGCCCGTGGTGCTGATGTACAGGCCGAGGATTTGGATAACTGGACAGCCCTGCTGTGCGCCTCTCGCAACGGGCACTTTGATGTGGTTCAACTTCTGCTAGATCATGGAGCCGAAATCGAGCATCGTGATATG GGTGGCTGGACTAGCTTGATGTGGGCCGCCTATCGGGGACACACCGAGCTGGTGCGTCTGTTGCTGGACAAGGGAGCGGATGGCAATGCTCATGGCAACTACCATCTGGGAGCTCTGCTGTGGGCGGCGGGCCGTGGTTACAAGGACATTGTGGAATTGCTGGTGCAACGCGGTGCTAAGGTTAATGTTGGTGATAAATATGGAACGACAGCTCTTGTCTGGGCCTGCCGTCGCGGCAATGTGGAGATTGTGGACACGCTGGTAAAGGCAGGTGCCAATGTCGACACTGCTGGCATGTATTCGTGGACACCACTCCTGGTGGCAGCCGCCGGTGGTCACACCGATTGCGTTAGTTCCATCCTCGAGAAGAAACCGAATGTGAATGCTTTGGACAAGGATGGAATGACGGCCCTGTGCATAGCTAGTCGTGAGGGGTTCCAGGATATTGCAGCCTCTCTTATAGCAGCCGGTGCTTACATTAATATCCAAGATCGTGGTGCGGATACGCCCCTCATCCATGCCGTGAAAGCAGGCCACCGTACAGTGGTGGAGGCTTTGCTCAAGAAACATGCCGATGTCGATATTCAGGGCAAGGATCGCAAAACAGCTATTTATACGGCGGTGGAGAAGGGACACACGCCGATTGTGAAGCTACTGCTGGCCACCAATCCTGACCTAGAATCGGCCACCAAGGACGGGGATACACCGCTGCTGAGGGCTGTGAGGAATCGAAATCTGGAGATCGTACACTTACTCCTTGACAGAAAGGCCAAGGTGACGGCCAGCGACAAGAGGGGCGACACCTGCCTGCACATAGCCATGAGGGCTCGAAGCAAGGCCATTGTGGAGGCTCTCCTGCGCAACCCCAAGCACAGCCAGCTCTTGTACCGAGCCAATAAGGCAGGTGAAACGCCCTACAACCTGGACTCGCTGCATCAGAAAACCATATTGGGTCAGGTATTCGGAGCCCGGCGACTCAATACCAACGAGGATTCCGAGGGCATGCTGGGCTACGAGCTGTACTCCTCGGCTCTGGCGGATGTGCTCAGCGAACCCACCTTGACCACGCCCATTACCGTGGGTCTCTACGCCAAGTGGGGCAGCGGAAAGAGCTTCCTGCTAAACAAACTGCGCGACGAGATGAACAACTTTGCCCGCCAGTGGGCAGAGCCACCCGTTCGGACCAGCGGCCTGCTCTTCATTGTCTGCCTGCATGTGGCCCTGCTCATTGGCACAATTGTGGGTCTAAGCACCTGGTCGGCCGTGGTGGGTGTCTCCGCTGCCGTTGGCTTCCTGCTGCTCGCTTACCTGCTCCTAGCTGCCGTCAAGTACTGCAACTACCAAATGGACATGCAGTGGGCCTACTCGGTGCAGCATGGCCTGGAGAAGAGGATCACCCGGCTGCGTGTGATATTACAGGTGGCATTTTGCCATCCGCCGGGTCCGCAATCGGATTCGCAGGCCAAGCCGGTAAGGTTTCACTTTGCGGAGGCCAACAGTGCCTCACCCACGGGCGATGGAGCAGTGGCTCATATGCTGGCGTCTCTCCTGGATGCCATCGAGTCCCATTATGGCTGGCTGGCCACGCGTCTGTACAGGGCCTTTCGTCCCAAGTGCCTGAAGGTGGATGTGGGCTGGCGCTGGCGTCGCATGTGCTGTATTCCAATTGTGTTGATCTTTGAACTGGCTTTGGTTACCCTGGTCACTGGCATCTCCTTGATCGTGGCATATTTCACGTTTGCCAGCAAGGAGGAGAGGGAGGACATCCTGGTGGTGCTCTATGTGATAGCCGCCGTGCTGGGCACGCTCATCTGCACGCATCTCCATGTCCTGGCCAAGGTCTGCGTCTCCCTGTTCACCTCGCACATCCGCCTGCTAAAGCGAGCGGTTCGCTCGAGTGAGACTGCTCCCCTGACCATGCTGGGCGCCGAGGTGGCCGTGATGACGGACATGGTCAAGTGTCTGGATGCCTTTACCAATCAGCAGAGTCGTCTGGTGGGCGTGATTGATGCCTTGGACTCGTGTGACACCGAGAGGATCCTCACCCTGCTCAATGCTGTCCAGACTTTGCTCTCCTCGCCAAATCGTCCTTTTGTGCTGCTCATCTCGGTGGATCCCCATGTCATTGCCAAGGCAGCCGAGGCCAATAGTCGGCGGCTGTTTACGGAGGGTGGAATTGGAGGCCACGACTTCCTAAGGAATTTGGTACATCTGCCGGTTTACCTGCAGAACTCTGGACTCAGGAAAGTGCAACGTGCTCAAATGACCGCCTTGCTGTTCAAGCGAAGTGGCGGCGGCGACTACCAGACGGACGATGGACCCACTCTGGGTCACTCAGTATCTGCCCGACGGCTGTCCAACGCCTCGGAGATCATCTCCAGTCAGGAGAAGCTGCGTGGTCAGGGTCGTGGAGGTGGTGGCAAGAAACTGCGTCTCTCCGAGTCGGTGGCCAGCTCCACGGGCTCGAATCTGCATCGCCTGGGCCAGAATCCCCAGACTGTGCTGGATCTCTCGAGGATTGTTTTAACGGATGACTACTTCAGCGATGTGAATCCGAGGAGCATGCGCCGGCTGATGAATGTGATTTACATCACTGTGCGCCTGCTCAAGGCTTTCCAGATAGACTTTAGTTGGTATCGCCTTAGTTCCTGGATCAATTTGACGGAACAGTGGCCTCTGAGGGCCAGTATGATAGTCCTGCATCATGATCAGTTTATGGACAGCAATGCGGATGAGAGTGTCTCTTTGCAGAGTGTTTATGAGAA ACTGCGTCCCAAACTCGCCTATTTGAGGGAAGCTGCTCCGCTCTTGGAGCTGGATCGTGATGAGCGTAAGCTGGATGCCTTCCTGCAGCTGCACAAATCAGATCTTCTGGTGGCGGATCTACGCATCTTTCTGCCCTTTACCATCAACTTGGATCCTTATTTGAGAAAGGTCTTGAAGG AGGACCAGCAAACCATCGAGGATGAGGGTTCTCTGGTGCTGCAAACCAGACCCAGTGTGTCCAACAATACGCGTCAATATCCAGCGCCCACCACCTATGTGCCTTCGCCGCAGGCTTATCCGCCTTACCAGATGTTCCACAACGAGTATCCTTCGGTCAACAACGAGCTGCGCTCCAGGAATCTCAGCACAAGCACTGAACCAGTCACGCCTTTGATTACCTCGCCCAGTGATTCGTTTGGT gACGACATTCTGCAGACCAAGCTTACTGACCTCACCACCGAGGGTGTCATCAGTCTGCTGGAGCGTATAGAGGACATGAAGCCCGCCTTGGCCAAGTTGGCGCCCGTGCTGCGCGAGAATGCGATCAATGGACGTGTCCTCAAGCACTGTGATATGCCGGATCTCAAATCG GTTCTCGGCCTAAGCTTTGGCCACTGGGAGCTGTTCCGTCTACTGATCACCACTTTGCGTGAATGCGAGCGCCTGCCTAGgaagcagcgccagcagcagccacagcagcagacTGCCGCCTTGGAGGCGCCGCCAACGAGTGTGCCAATGATCAAGGATGTGACAGATGCCCTGATGCAGCCACCGCGGGAGTCGCTGTCGCGAAAGAACTCTGTTAGTCATATGGAGAAGCAG GTAACCCTGGAGGAGCAAATGATCTGTGGCACTTTGCAGACCCTGAACGAGGAGGCATACGAGGATGTGGCCAATAGCAGTGAACGACCAAGTCCCACAG AACTCGACACGCCTAGTGCCATGGGGTCTGCAATGACAACACCATTGCTGGGCGTCAGCTCCTCAGGTTCCatgcagccgccgccgcccttgGGTCGCGATTCCATATTGAAGCAGCAGGGCAGCGTCAAGGCCGACAAGCGGGTATCGATCCAACAAACGGCGAgcagtaataataataataacaagctGACACCAAATGTGGAATATGTATCCGAGCGCCAGCAGCCGGAGGTACTCCAGGGTGGAGTCAAGCGCTTGACAACTAAGCCGCCACCAG GACCTCGACCCGCTTCGCTGATCATCACCCGAAACGATTCCAACTCACAGTTCCAGCTGCTGCGCTCCTCCTCGGTGGACTACGACGATGTCGAGGCTCAGGAGCACAGGACCACGATAAGAACCACATTgctggagcagcaggaggaggaggagtcggCCCCGTTCGTGTTTACAGTGCGCAAATGA
- the Arms gene encoding kinase D-interacting substrate of 220 kDa isoform X6 codes for MKRTPKLHLVGRAYSEMSPLNPDSLQESPTTSNAGQDRRIDQGGYGSIFPFGLLRNSFGRGGGNPMQNINRYGDSMGSLGHRALLQYIDNNDISGLRAILDSRHLTIDDRDENSTTVLMVVAGRGLTAFVREFLARGADVQAEDLDNWTALLCASRNGHFDVVQLLLDHGAEIEHRDMGGWTSLMWAAYRGHTELVRLLLDKGADGNAHGNYHLGALLWAAGRGYKDIVELLVQRGAKVNVGDKYGTTALVWACRRGNVEIVDTLVKAGANVDTAGMYSWTPLLVAAAGGHTDCVSSILEKKPNVNALDKDGMTALCIASREGFQDIAASLIAAGAYINIQDRGADTPLIHAVKAGHRTVVEALLKKHADVDIQGKDRKTAIYTAVEKGHTPIVKLLLATNPDLESATKDGDTPLLRAVRNRNLEIVHLLLDRKAKVTASDKRGDTCLHIAMRARSKAIVEALLRNPKHSQLLYRANKAGETPYNLDSLHQKTILGQVFGARRLNTNEDSEGMLGYELYSSALADVLSEPTLTTPITVGLYAKWGSGKSFLLNKLRDEMNNFARQWAEPPVRTSGLLFIVCLHVALLIGTIVGLSTWSAVVGVSAAVGFLLLAYLLLAAVKYCNYQMDMQWAYSVQHGLEKRITRLRVILQVAFCHPPGPQSDSQAKPVRFHFAEANSASPTGDGAVAHMLASLLDAIESHYGWLATRLYRAFRPKCLKVDVGWRWRRMCCIPIVLIFELALVTLVTGISLIVAYFTFASKEEREDILVVLYVIAAVLGTLICTHLHVLAKVCVSLFTSHIRLLKRAVRSSETAPLTMLGAEVAVMTDMVKCLDAFTNQQSRLVGVIDALDSCDTERILTLLNAVQTLLSSPNRPFVLLISVDPHVIAKAAEANSRRLFTEGGIGGHDFLRNLVHLPVYLQNSGLRKVQRAQMTALLFKRSGGGDYQTDDGPTLGHSVSARRLSNASEIISSQEKLRGQGRGGGGKKLRLSESVASSTGSNLHRLGQNPQTVLDLSRIVLTDDYFSDVNPRSMRRLMNVIYITVRLLKAFQIDFSWYRLSSWINLTEQWPLRASMIVLHHDQFMDSNADESVSLQSVYEKLRPKLAYLREAAPLLELDRDERKLDAFLQLHKSDLLVADLRIFLPFTINLDPYLRKVLKEDQQTIEDEGSLVLQTRPSVSNNTRQYPAPTTYVPSPQAYPPYQMFHNEYPSVNNELRSRNLSTSTEPVTPLITSPSDSFGDDILQTKLTDLTTEGVISLLERIEDMKPALAKLAPVLRENAINGRVLKHCDMPDLKSVLGLSFGHWELFRLLITTLRECERLPRKQRQQQPQQQTAALEAPPTSVPMIKDVTDALMQPPRESLSRKNSVSHMEKQVTLEEQMICGTLQTLNEEAYEDVANSSERPSPTELDTPSAMGSAMTTPLLGVSSSGSMQPPPPLGRDSILKQQGSVKADKRVSIQQTASSNNNNNKLTPNVEYVSERQQPEVLQGGVKRLTTKPPPGPRPASLIITRNDSNSQFQLLRSSSVDYDDVEAQEHRTTIRTTLLEQQEEEESAPFVFTVRK; via the exons atgaaaCGTACACCCAAATTGCATCTTGTGGGCCGCGCCTACTCGGAGATGTCACCGCTCAATCCGGACAGCTTGCAGGAGTCCCCCACGACCAGCAATGCTGGCCAGGATCGTCGGATCGATCAGGGCGGCTACGGCAGCATCTTTCCCTTTGGCCTTTTGCGCAACTCCTTTGGCCGCGGAGGTGGTAATCCTATGCAG AACATAAATCGCTACGGAGACTCCATGGGTTCACTGGGACATCGTGCCTTGCTGCAGTACATCGATAATAATGACATCTCTGGACTGCGCGCTATATTGGACAGCCGACATCTTACCATCGATGATCGGGATGAG AACTCCACCACAGTCTTAATGGTAGTGGCAGGACGTGGTCTCACAGCCTTTGTTCGTGAATTTCTGGCCCGTGGTGCTGATGTACAGGCCGAGGATTTGGATAACTGGACAGCCCTGCTGTGCGCCTCTCGCAACGGGCACTTTGATGTGGTTCAACTTCTGCTAGATCATGGAGCCGAAATCGAGCATCGTGATATG GGTGGCTGGACTAGCTTGATGTGGGCCGCCTATCGGGGACACACCGAGCTGGTGCGTCTGTTGCTGGACAAGGGAGCGGATGGCAATGCTCATGGCAACTACCATCTGGGAGCTCTGCTGTGGGCGGCGGGCCGTGGTTACAAGGACATTGTGGAATTGCTGGTGCAACGCGGTGCTAAGGTTAATGTTGGTGATAAATATGGAACGACAGCTCTTGTCTGGGCCTGCCGTCGCGGCAATGTGGAGATTGTGGACACGCTGGTAAAGGCAGGTGCCAATGTCGACACTGCTGGCATGTATTCGTGGACACCACTCCTGGTGGCAGCCGCCGGTGGTCACACCGATTGCGTTAGTTCCATCCTCGAGAAGAAACCGAATGTGAATGCTTTGGACAAGGATGGAATGACGGCCCTGTGCATAGCTAGTCGTGAGGGGTTCCAGGATATTGCAGCCTCTCTTATAGCAGCCGGTGCTTACATTAATATCCAAGATCGTGGTGCGGATACGCCCCTCATCCATGCCGTGAAAGCAGGCCACCGTACAGTGGTGGAGGCTTTGCTCAAGAAACATGCCGATGTCGATATTCAGGGCAAGGATCGCAAAACAGCTATTTATACGGCGGTGGAGAAGGGACACACGCCGATTGTGAAGCTACTGCTGGCCACCAATCCTGACCTAGAATCGGCCACCAAGGACGGGGATACACCGCTGCTGAGGGCTGTGAGGAATCGAAATCTGGAGATCGTACACTTACTCCTTGACAGAAAGGCCAAGGTGACGGCCAGCGACAAGAGGGGCGACACCTGCCTGCACATAGCCATGAGGGCTCGAAGCAAGGCCATTGTGGAGGCTCTCCTGCGCAACCCCAAGCACAGCCAGCTCTTGTACCGAGCCAATAAGGCAGGTGAAACGCCCTACAACCTGGACTCGCTGCATCAGAAAACCATATTGGGTCAGGTATTCGGAGCCCGGCGACTCAATACCAACGAGGATTCCGAGGGCATGCTGGGCTACGAGCTGTACTCCTCGGCTCTGGCGGATGTGCTCAGCGAACCCACCTTGACCACGCCCATTACCGTGGGTCTCTACGCCAAGTGGGGCAGCGGAAAGAGCTTCCTGCTAAACAAACTGCGCGACGAGATGAACAACTTTGCCCGCCAGTGGGCAGAGCCACCCGTTCGGACCAGCGGCCTGCTCTTCATTGTCTGCCTGCATGTGGCCCTGCTCATTGGCACAATTGTGGGTCTAAGCACCTGGTCGGCCGTGGTGGGTGTCTCCGCTGCCGTTGGCTTCCTGCTGCTCGCTTACCTGCTCCTAGCTGCCGTCAAGTACTGCAACTACCAAATGGACATGCAGTGGGCCTACTCGGTGCAGCATGGCCTGGAGAAGAGGATCACCCGGCTGCGTGTGATATTACAGGTGGCATTTTGCCATCCGCCGGGTCCGCAATCGGATTCGCAGGCCAAGCCGGTAAGGTTTCACTTTGCGGAGGCCAACAGTGCCTCACCCACGGGCGATGGAGCAGTGGCTCATATGCTGGCGTCTCTCCTGGATGCCATCGAGTCCCATTATGGCTGGCTGGCCACGCGTCTGTACAGGGCCTTTCGTCCCAAGTGCCTGAAGGTGGATGTGGGCTGGCGCTGGCGTCGCATGTGCTGTATTCCAATTGTGTTGATCTTTGAACTGGCTTTGGTTACCCTGGTCACTGGCATCTCCTTGATCGTGGCATATTTCACGTTTGCCAGCAAGGAGGAGAGGGAGGACATCCTGGTGGTGCTCTATGTGATAGCCGCCGTGCTGGGCACGCTCATCTGCACGCATCTCCATGTCCTGGCCAAGGTCTGCGTCTCCCTGTTCACCTCGCACATCCGCCTGCTAAAGCGAGCGGTTCGCTCGAGTGAGACTGCTCCCCTGACCATGCTGGGCGCCGAGGTGGCCGTGATGACGGACATGGTCAAGTGTCTGGATGCCTTTACCAATCAGCAGAGTCGTCTGGTGGGCGTGATTGATGCCTTGGACTCGTGTGACACCGAGAGGATCCTCACCCTGCTCAATGCTGTCCAGACTTTGCTCTCCTCGCCAAATCGTCCTTTTGTGCTGCTCATCTCGGTGGATCCCCATGTCATTGCCAAGGCAGCCGAGGCCAATAGTCGGCGGCTGTTTACGGAGGGTGGAATTGGAGGCCACGACTTCCTAAGGAATTTGGTACATCTGCCGGTTTACCTGCAGAACTCTGGACTCAGGAAAGTGCAACGTGCTCAAATGACCGCCTTGCTGTTCAAGCGAAGTGGCGGCGGCGACTACCAGACGGACGATGGACCCACTCTGGGTCACTCAGTATCTGCCCGACGGCTGTCCAACGCCTCGGAGATCATCTCCAGTCAGGAGAAGCTGCGTGGTCAGGGTCGTGGAGGTGGTGGCAAGAAACTGCGTCTCTCCGAGTCGGTGGCCAGCTCCACGGGCTCGAATCTGCATCGCCTGGGCCAGAATCCCCAGACTGTGCTGGATCTCTCGAGGATTGTTTTAACGGATGACTACTTCAGCGATGTGAATCCGAGGAGCATGCGCCGGCTGATGAATGTGATTTACATCACTGTGCGCCTGCTCAAGGCTTTCCAGATAGACTTTAGTTGGTATCGCCTTAGTTCCTGGATCAATTTGACGGAACAGTGGCCTCTGAGGGCCAGTATGATAGTCCTGCATCATGATCAGTTTATGGACAGCAATGCGGATGAGAGTGTCTCTTTGCAGAGTGTTTATGAGAA ACTGCGTCCCAAACTCGCCTATTTGAGGGAAGCTGCTCCGCTCTTGGAGCTGGATCGTGATGAGCGTAAGCTGGATGCCTTCCTGCAGCTGCACAAATCAGATCTTCTGGTGGCGGATCTACGCATCTTTCTGCCCTTTACCATCAACTTGGATCCTTATTTGAGAAAGGTCTTGAAGG AGGACCAGCAAACCATCGAGGATGAGGGTTCTCTGGTGCTGCAAACCAGACCCAGTGTGTCCAACAATACGCGTCAATATCCAGCGCCCACCACCTATGTGCCTTCGCCGCAGGCTTATCCGCCTTACCAGATGTTCCACAACGAGTATCCTTCGGTCAACAACGAGCTGCGCTCCAGGAATCTCAGCACAAGCACTGAACCAGTCACGCCTTTGATTACCTCGCCCAGTGATTCGTTTGGT gACGACATTCTGCAGACCAAGCTTACTGACCTCACCACCGAGGGTGTCATCAGTCTGCTGGAGCGTATAGAGGACATGAAGCCCGCCTTGGCCAAGTTGGCGCCCGTGCTGCGCGAGAATGCGATCAATGGACGTGTCCTCAAGCACTGTGATATGCCGGATCTCAAATCG GTTCTCGGCCTAAGCTTTGGCCACTGGGAGCTGTTCCGTCTACTGATCACCACTTTGCGTGAATGCGAGCGCCTGCCTAGgaagcagcgccagcagcagccacagcagcagacTGCCGCCTTGGAGGCGCCGCCAACGAGTGTGCCAATGATCAAGGATGTGACAGATGCCCTGATGCAGCCACCGCGGGAGTCGCTGTCGCGAAAGAACTCTGTTAGTCATATGGAGAAGCAG GTAACCCTGGAGGAGCAAATGATCTGTGGCACTTTGCAGACCCTGAACGAGGAGGCATACGAGGATGTGGCCAATAGCAGTGAACGACCAAGTCCCACAG AACTCGACACGCCTAGTGCCATGGGGTCTGCAATGACAACACCATTGCTGGGCGTCAGCTCCTCAGGTTCCatgcagccgccgccgcccttgGGTCGCGATTCCATATTGAAGCAGCAGGGCAGCGTCAAGGCCGACAAGCGGGTATCGATCCAACAAACGGCGAgcagtaataataataataacaagctGACACCAAATGTGGAATATGTATCCGAGCGCCAGCAGCCGGAGGTACTCCAGGGTGGAGTCAAGCGCTTGACAACTAAGCCGCCACCAG GACCTCGACCCGCTTCGCTGATCATCACCCGAAACGATTCCAACTCACAGTTCCAGCTGCTGCGCTCCTCCTCGGTGGACTACGACGATGTCGAGGCTCAGGAGCACAGGACCACGATAAGAACCACATTgctggagcagcaggaggaggaggagtcggCCCCGTTCGTGTTTACAGTGCGCAAATGA